Genomic segment of Alteribacter lacisalsi:
TCGGCTGTCATTTTGTAAAAGTTCATCAGTGGTACAACGGACTCTCCTGACAGATTCATATAAGTCAGCGGTTTAAGCAGAAAAATCTTCTGATCTCCCATACCTGCAGAACCGTATACACCTTTAAATTTATTCTGGGAAAGGGAAATATTAAGTTTGTCCTGACAACGGTCAATCACATCAAAGCCTACATTGTGCCTTGTACCGTCGTATTTGGGGCCGGGATTTCCCAGTCCAACGATCAGTTTCATCTTCAGGTCCTCACTTTCTTCTTCAACAGAGCGGTTGAACCATTTTTTAAAAAACATTACGGCCTCCTCTTTATCTGCACCTCAGCTGTAAAGCTGCTTCAAGGCGAAAAGAGGCATAACCGGATCGGTTATACCTCGTCATGACGTACGGGTTATTTTGACTCTTCGTTTTCTTCGCCTTCGGATTCTTCTTCTGCTCCAACGAGTTCAGGCTCAGCGCCTTCTTCTCCTTCAGGTGCTTCCTCTTCTTCAGGCTCTTCTGTAGGAGGAAGAACAGATACGACCACTTCTTCAGGGTCGTTGTTAAATTCGAAGTCGCCAACGCCTTTAATGTCCTTAACCTGAATCGAATCGTTGATTTCAAGGTTGGATACATCAAGATCGATGGAATCCGGAAGGTTGGCAGGAAGGGCACGTACTGAAAGCTCGTAAGCCGCCAGCTGAACAACGCCGCCGTCCTTGGCACCCTGCGCTTCCCCTTTAAGGTTAACCGGGATATCAGCATCGAGTTCACTTTTCATATCTACGGCATAAAAGTCGATATGAGTAACCTCGTTTTTAATGTGGTCCATCTGCATGTCGTAAATCATGACATCAAACTTTTTACCGTCTTTATCGAGTTTAAATACGCTCGTTTTACCTACTTTACGGTATGTTTTGATGAATTCAATCTCATCTACCGTAACCGGAGTGGACTCCAGCGTCTTTCCGTAAAGCACGCCTGGAATGCCCCCTGACTGGCGAATTTTATTGAGTCTTGAACCTCGTAAATCCTTTCGGTCTACTGCTTGCAATGATGTTGCCATGTCTAGTCACCTCATCCTTTTCGTCTCAGTATAATGTTTTACCCAACTTTGAATGATTTGAAACCAAACCCTGGTTAATGATTGCTGTTCTCTCTCAGGTGTGTTCGCTTTAACAGGGATCTGTTAATCCGGCTGACTGAACGAATTAATCAAACAGCTTGCTCACGGAACGCTGCTCGTGTACATGGATGATCGCTTTGGCGAGCAGTTCACCGACTGAAAGTGTCGTTACCTTCTCAGTTTTCTTCTCTTCCGGAAGATTGATGGTGTTGGTAACCACAAGCTCCTTGATTTTTGAGTTCTCAATCCGCTCCATAGCCGGCCCGGAAAGTACCGGGTGCGTACAACAAGCGTACACTTCTTTTGCGCCGGTTTCAACTAATGCGTTAGCCGCAAGCGTCATCGTACCGGCAGTGTCAATGATGTCATCAATGATAATCGCTGTTTTTCCTTCCACGTTACCAACGATGTTCATGACTTCCGCCACGTTCGGTTTCGGACGGCGCTTATCAATAATGGCAATTGGCGCCTTCAGGCGGTCAGCCATCTTACGGGCTCGGATTACGCCCCCGTGGTCAGGTGAAACAATCACCACGTCATCGAAGTTTTTCGACTCGAAGTAGTCTGCAAGAATCGGAACTCCGACAAGCTGGTCAACCGGAATATCAAAGAAGCCCTGGATCTGTGTGGCGTGAAGATCGAGTGCAATGACCCGTGTCGCCCCGGCTGTTTCAAGCAGGTTTGCCACAAGCTTCGCTGTAATCGGCTCTCTTGAGCGTGCTTTCCGGTCCTGCCGGGCGTATCCGTAGTACGGCATCACCACATTGATCGTTTTGGCAGAAGCTCTTTTAAGAGCGTCAATCATGATCAGCAGTTCCATAATGTGTTCGTTGGCCGGAGAAGACGTGGACTGAATCACATACGTGTCACATCCACGAATGCTTTCTTCAATGTTGATTTGAATTTCTCCGTCACTGAAGCGGGATACAGAGCTTTTTCCCATCTCAAGACCGATATGCTCGGTAATTTCATGTGCAAGTTCCGGGTTTGAGTTCAATGTAAATACTTTCAGCTTACCGTTGCCGTACTGTGCCATAAGTGCACTAACCCCCATAATGGAATGATATTGGGCTTTCGCTGCCCGTTTACCGATCGCGCACGACCGCTGTTATTTTTTGTTCATCTTCTCTGTTACATAGTTTTCCTTAACGGTCTGACGCTCCCGGGCTATGGCCAGTGCTTCACCTGGCACATCATCGGTAATCGTTGAACCAGCTGCCACGTAGGCTCCCTGCCCTACCGTGACAGGGGCAATCAGGTTGGAATTACAGCCGATAAAGGCCCCGTCTTCAATTTTCGTGAGGTGTTTGTTCGTTCCGTCATAGTTGACAGTAATTGAACCGCATCCCACATTGACGCCGTCTCCAATCTGGGCATCTCCCAGGTAGCTGAGGTGGGAGGCTTTGCTCCCTGTTCCCATAGACGTTTTCTTAATTTCCACGAAGTTTCCGATTCTGGCATCATCACCGATGTCGGACTGCGGACGGATGTGGGAAAACGGACCGATGGCTACGTTCTTTCCGATCTCGCTGTCATGGACGACAGACTGTTTCACTGTCGTCCCACTGCCAATACGGGCATTTTTAATTTCAGTATGAGGACCGATGACACATTGATCACCGATCACCGTCCCGCTCTCAATTACCGTTCCGGGATAAATTACCGTGTCTTTCCCAATCGTCACATCAGCCTGAATGTAGGTGTTGGACGGATCAATCATACCGGCACCGTTTCGCATATGCTCTTCATTGATACGCGTTTGCATAACCTGCTCAGCCCGGCTTAACGCAACCCGGTCATTGACGCCCATCGTCTCATCAAAATCAGGAGTTTGCCATGCCCCTATGCGCTCACCTTTTTTCTGAAGGATCTCAATAACGTCCGGCAGGTAGTACTCTCCCTGAACATTGTCGTTCGTTACCTCGCTGAGTGCTTCAAAGAGGGCTTCATTATCAAAACAGTACGTTCCTGTATTGATTTCCTTTACGTCACGTTCTTCAGTATTGGCATCTTTATGTTCTACAATTCGTTTCACTGCGCTGCTTTCGTCCCTGATCACGCGGCCGTACCCTGACGGATCTTCCGCTTTTGCTGTCAGAACTGTCGCTTTCGCACCTTCTTTTTCATGAAAATCAAGAAGGGCATCAATTGTTTTTTCTGTTAGAAGAGGCGTGTCTCCGCACAGCACAATTGTGGTTCCTTTTTCACCCGCAAGTAAAGACTCTGCCTGCATGACGGCGTGTCCTGTTCCGAGCTGTTCTTCCTGCAGCACGTATTCTGCGTCAGCGCCGAGGCGTTCTCTTACCATCTCTGCCCCATGGCCGGTGACAGCAATCGTTTTTTCAACGTTACAGCCTTTGAGCTGGTCGACTACATGCTGAACCATGGCTTTCCCGCATACGGGATGCAGCACTTTGTACAAGTCGGACTTCATTCTTGTTCCTTTACCTGCGGCTAAAATAACCGCGAACCGTTTAGACATACAATACCTCCAGGGTGCGTTTTTCCACTAATGAATATATCCTAAAACCGGCGATTTTTCAAGGTAAGGTGATAGATTACGAGGTTTTGCGCAGGCCTGGTGCAGAAGGGATCGGGATTTGGGGTCTGATCAGAGGAAAGTATTTCTAAAAAGGGGGTCGCACTTCTCCGGAATTGGCATTGCGCCGTCCGGACACAGCACGTAAAAAAATAACCCGACCGTCTGAAAGGCCAGGTTATCAGCATTCAATTTTTTACGAAGCACCTGCTTCTTCGTACTCCACTTCTTCTTCAGCACCGGCCCGCTCGTACTCCGCCAGAACAGCTGACTGGATCTTTTCGCGGGTACCAGAGGAAATTGGATGGGCAATATCACGGAATTCCCCGTCCGGCGTACGCTTGCTCGGCATGGCTACAAACATGCCATTGTTTCCGTCGATTACACGAATGTCATGCACGACAAACTCCTCATCGATGGTAATAGATGCGATGGCGAGCATACGACCTTCCGTATTCACACGGCGAAGTCTCACATCTGTTACTTCCATATCTGTCACCACCTTTAGCGTTAAAATAAATTCTTAACTTACATTTTCAACACCAGTTGGAAAAATCCTTCTATTTTTTTAGAAAAATATAAAAATTGAAAACGCTAACGTCTGTTATCATAAATAAAGACACTTTAAGAAAAAAAGCTCTTTTCGTAAAGATTGTTGCTTTAACCAGCTTTAATTTAGTAGCGAAAGGCCGCGACTCCTGCGGGAAAAGCAACAACGAGCAACTACATCACGAATAGGCTGCGAGTTGCTTCGACGCATGTACCTCGGAACTGGACTGGAAGAGGAAGAAGCAGAAAAGTTCCCGAGGAGGCTGCGTTGCCCGCGGAAAGCGTCGGCCTGCAGCGCAGAAAACAACAATCTATCCGAAAACAGTCAAAAAAAGACCCGGCCTTCCTGTAAAACCGGGTCAAATTCCTACTATTCATTTAGGGATGATCTAAAGAACAACGCCGCCATCGACACTGAGGATTTCTCCTGTGATGAACCGGGCTTCATCGGAAGCGAGGAACAGGTAGGCATTGGCGATATCTTCAGGTACAGCAAGATCCTTGAACACAGACTTGTCTTTCATAATTCCGAGAACCTTTTCAGGCATCTTTTCTGTCATAGGCGTGAGAACAAAACCAGGTGCTACAGCATTTACCCGCACGTTGTAGCGGCCGAGCTCTTTTGCCCATGTTTTGGTCATCCCGTTCACGCCCCATTTAGTGGCTGCATAGTTCGTCTGCCCGAAATTGCCGTATGTGCCGACAACAGAAGAAGCGTTGAGAATGACACCGCCATTCTGCTCTTTCATTTCTTCAGCTGCTGCCTGAGCAACATTGAAGACCCCTTTTAAATTCACATCAATGACCCGGTCCCACTGGGATTCTTCCATTTTCAGAAGCTGGGCATCAGCCGTGATCCCGGCATTATTAACGAGAATATCCACCCGGCCGTACAGTTCTTTTGCCTCCCGGATCATTTCCTGTACCGACTCACGGTCTGTCACATTTACTGTTTTTGCGGCCGCCCTGCCCCCGGCTGATTCAATTTCCCGAACCACCTGGGCAGTATCTTCTTCATTTAGATCTGCGGCAACAACAGCTGCTCCCTCCTGTGCGAAACGAATAGCTGTCGCCCGTCCGATCCCTCGTCCGGCACCGGTAATAACGGCTGTTTTATTATCAAGTCTTTTCATGGATATAACGCTCCTTTAAGTGATGGTTTAGGCGTAAATCAGCAATTGACTTTCACAAAGATTAAAGAAAGTAAGTATACCTCTTAGTCAGAAAATCTCTATTATGCGCAGCGGATGGCGTTAAGTGGAGCTTTGCTAAACTAACGGAAGGGTATACTTATTTAAAGAATACCGAATACAGGATAAAGGGTGGAAACAAGAATCGCCACGAACACCGAGGCTACCGGAATGAGTACACCGACAACGAAGATGTCCTTGTACGATTCCTTATGACTCATACCTGTAATGGCAAGCAGGGTTAATACCGCCCCGTTATGCGGCAGGGCATCCAGTCCCCCTGAAGCAATGGACGCAACCCGGTGAAAGGCCTCAGGCGGAATCCCTGTAGCCATTGAAATTTCATAATACCGGTCCCCGAGTGCTTCAAGTGCAATCCCCATTCCCCCTGAAGCGGACCCTGTAGCACCGGCAAGGACGTTGATCGCCGCTGCCTGGGAGATAAGCGGATTACCGGGCACACTCAGCACGAGCCGGGTAAGATCTTCAAAACCGGGAACAGCCCGGACAACTGAGCCAAAACCGACTGCGGCACTCGTATTAATAATGGCAATAACCGATCCGCCTGCACCGCCGTTGATGGCTTTTGTGAATCCGCGGAATTTCTGGATGTTTAAAAGCATAATTGCCACGATTCCTGCAATAAGAGCGACCACAATATCCCAGTTAAAAATGTTCAGTGTAAAGACGACAATCACCAGAGGCAGAAATGAAAGCGCAACGTGGGGAATTTTGCCCACTTCTTCTTCTGTTACCATATTCTTGTCTTTTGGTTCCGTAAAGACTTCTCCTGCAGCAACAAGTTTTTTCTCACGCCAGCGGAGATACAGATAGCCCCCCACCGCCATAACAACGGCAGCTGAAATCCCCATGACCGGCGCTGCCATCGCCGTTGTAAAATAGTACTCGGTCGGGATCAGGTTCTGAATCTGCGGCGTTCCCGGAATGGCCGTCATGGTGAACGTAAACGCTCCAAGTGCCACAGTTGCCGGCATCAGCCTTCTCGGGATGTTTGCTTCTCTGAACAGCGCCAGGGCAAGGGGATAAACGGCAAATACGACAACAAACAGGCTTACCCCGCCGTAAGTAAGAACGGCAGCAGAAACGAGTACCCCGAGGATTGCCCGCTCTGTTCCAATGACTTTCGTCAGGGCAGTGGCCACACTCCGGGCCATCCCTGTATCCTCCATGAGCTTTCCGAAGATTGCCCCAAGCATAAATACGGGGAACCACGTCTTAGCAAAGCCGACGAACCCCTCCATATACGTACCTGTGTATGCTTCCAGCAGATCAAGCCCTCCGGTTAGTGCGACAACCCCGGCTGCAATCGGCGCAACCCAGATAATGGACCATCCGATATACGCCAGAAACATAAGCAGTGCCAAACCTAGAATAATACCAAACATTGAAATGTCCTCCTCTCAGTCTTTTTATTTCATCACGGCATCAGGTCTGCTGAAGGCATGACCGAGACCGATCTTTTCATCTCTGAAAATAGCGGCATCCATCGGCTTCAGTTCATCTGAGATCACCGGTTCAAAATCCATCTGGTCAAGAATGTCCCTTTGCAGGTCGGTACCAGGTGCAATTTCTTTCAGTACGAGGCCGTTGAGCCCGAGTTCAAATACTGCCCGTTCGGTCACATACAGAATCGGCCGCTTCAGCTCTGATGCATACGGGCCGCTGAAGGTCACCTGTTCCACCTCACGGATAAACTTTTTGATTTTTCCTTCCTGGATAATCTTTAATTCCCCGTCCGCGACCTCCACTTTCAGACCGCCTGCTGTAAAGGAACCGCAGAAGACAACCTTCTGTGCATTCTGTGTAATATTGATGAATCCGCCTGCTCCGGTTACTTTCGTACCGAACTTGCTGACATTAACGTTTCCATCCTGGTCAAGCTGGGCCAATCCGAGAAAAGCGAGATCAAGTCCGCCCCCATCATAAAAGTCAAACTGGTAGGGCTGATCGATAATCGCATCCGGATTGGTGGAAGCACCAAAACTTAATCCTCCAGCCGGAATACCACCGATCGGTCCGGATTCCACTGTGAGTCTCATATCAGCGATAACGCCTTCCTCACTGGCTACCGACGCCACCCCTTCAGGGACACCGATACCAAGGTTGGTGATGGCATTCGGAACCAATTCCATTGCCGCGCGCCGTGCAATCACTTTCCGCTCGTTTAAAGGAAGCGGTTTCAATTTATCCAGTGACACTTTGATTTCACCGGAATAGGTGGGATTATAATGCTCGGCAAACGTCTGCATGTGATTGGCAGGTTCCGATTCAACAATGGCATCCACAAGAATTCCCGGTACTTTTACCATCCGCGGGTCCAGTGTGCCGCTCTCCACCACTTTTTCCACCTGCAGCAGGACGACCCCGCCGGAATTTTTCGCCGCCTGGATGATGGAGAGAACCTCCAGGCTCGCTGCTTCCTTTTCCATAGTGGCGTTTCCAAATTCGTCAGCGTATGTGGCACGGATGATGGCTGCATGAATCGGAAATGTATTGTAAAACAGATATTCCCGTCCGTTAAATTCCATAAGTTCAACGAGATCCTCTGTTGTTTCCTCATTAATTTTACCGCCGTCATTCCGGGGATCTACAAACGTCCGCAGCCCCACATGGGATATCGTGCCGGGCTTTCCTGCTGCAATATCCCTGAACAGGTGGGTGATGACTCCCTGGGGCAGGTTGTAAGCTTCGATTTTATTCTCAATCGCAAGCTTCTGAAGCTTTGGAGCAAGGCCCCAGTGTCCACCGATAACTTTTTTTACAAGCCCCTCATGTCCCAGATGATTAAGGCCTCGGTTCTTTCCGTCTCCCTGTCCTGCTGCATAGACGAGGGATAAATCGTTTGGTGCCCCTTCCTCAAGAAAGCGTTCTTCAAGTGCTTTCGTTAATTCCTCCGGATGCCCGTTGCCGACAAACCCGCCGGTTGCCACCATGGATCCGCTTTCAATTTTACTTACCGCTTCTCTCGCTGACATCACTTTGCTCATAAACGTTCCCCTCCGGTATCAAATTTGTCTCACCTGCAGTGAGATATGTGATACCTGACTGTTAATGCAAGAACGGTGCCAGTTCTGCAGGACGCTTTTCTTCAGAAACCGCCTCTTTATGTATGCGCTTTCTTTTTTCAGCCTGCAGAACTGTTCGGAAAAACTTACACTAATTAAAGTGCTCTCATATTAGTTGTCAGAAAGTACGGACACTTACCGGTTTTTTTCGAATGGGTGTTAAATTAATCTGACACTTTGTGTTTTTTCTCCTTTTTTACCCTGAATTCCACAAAAAAATCTCAAAGAAATCTTTGAGATTATAATTGATAACGTGCTATTTTTTCGTAAAGGGCTGTCCGGCTGATTTCGAGTGACCGGGCTGCCTTCGATTTGTTGCCCTTCGCATATCTTAGCGCATCCGTAACCGCTTTTTTCTCTGCTTTCTGCAGCTGCTCCGCCAGCGGTGCTGGACTTAACGCTGCTTCAGCACCGGTTATTTTTTCAGGGAGGTGCGGCAGACTAATCGTCTCATAGGAATTAACAACGTTAATTGTCCGTTCAATCACGTTTTCAAGTTCCCTTGTATTGCCGGGCCAGTTATAGGCAGCGAGGGCATTCATAGCTGCTGCGTCAATGTGCCTTACTTCTTTCCCAAGCTTGGCAGATAGTTTTTTCAGAAAGTATGGAACGAGAACGTCAAGATCTTCAGGGCGGCTTCTGAGGGGCGGAATCTGAATTAAAAACACATTCAGTCTATAGTAAAGATCGAGTCGGAAGTCCCCGTCCTGAATCATCAACTCGAGATTCCGGTTCGTTGCCGCAATCACCCGAATGTCCACAGAGGAGGCTGTTGTTGCGCCTACCTTTTCAACTTCGCGCTCCTGAAGCACTCTCAGAAGTTTTACCTGCATATGGATCGGAAGCTCCCCGATTTCATCCAGAAAAATTGTCCCTCCGTCAGCAGCTTCAAACTTTCCTTTTTTTCCGCCTCGTTTCGCACCGGTAAAGGATCCTTCTACGTAGCCAAAGAGCTCTGATTCAATCAGATCACTTGGAATCGCCGCACAGTTGACTTTCACAAACGGCCCCGGTGCACGGGAACTGGCATTGTGAATAGCGTGGGCAAAGAGTTCCTTTCCCGTGCCGCTTTCCCCGAGTAGAAGCACGCTTGATTGTGCTTCGGCAGCTTTGGCAGCCAGATCTTTCGCTTTCTTCCACGGCTCGCTCGTGCCGGCAAGCTGTTCAAAATGATATTTCGCCCGGTTGCTTTCACTCCACTCCCCCCGGTAGGAGGCAAGCTCTTTCTCGAGACTTTCCAGCCGCTTTTTAAGGGCCTTAAAACCGCCGAGATTCTTAAAAAGCACCTTTCCAACCGCTCCGACGAGTTTGCCTTTCTTGAAAATCGGCAGCCTGGTGGCAATCATATAGTCTCCTTTGATCGGCTGAATATCAGCGATTTCCGCTTTACCGGTCTGCGCCACAATATGCATGCGCGTATGGGTAATCACATCCGTCACATGGCGGCCGACAATCTGATCGACTTCCATTTCAAGAAAATCAGCATATTCCTGACTGATCATTGTAATAATCCCATGCTCATCGACAATAATGATCCCGTCGTAGACAAGTTCAATAATCGCCTCCATCTGCTCCGCTTTTTCCTTCCAGCTTTCATCATCGGCAGAGACAGGGGTAAGACCGGAGCGTGAAAAACGGAGCACGTAACAGGCTTGATTGTCATCAGGGATACTGAGCTTCTTTTTTCTGACATAAAGCCGGCAGTCAAGATAAAGAAGCGAGTAGTTCTCCTCGTCCGCTCCGTCATAAAGGACATCGTTAAACTGTTCACCCTGTAATACGGCTTCAAGCTGGCTGCCTGCAAGCTCAACATTGTCCTCCTCAAACAGGCGGCCGGCCTGCTCATTGGCATAAACAATCTCCTGCTGACTGTCCACGATTATAATCCCCGCTGTTGCCGTGTCCAGTACCGACTGATAAAGCTTTTCTGTGTGCCGCCATTTTGACTCGAGGAAGGTAAGCCACTCGTCCGGGTGCAGAATCCCCGAAAGTTCCTGTCTGTCATTTACAACAGGAAGTGAGGAAGGCTTCCATTTAAGCTTATGCAGCGGGTCTTCTGTTTCGTGGACGGTTGTGAGGTTTCTGCCCATAATTTCCCCGACTTTTGTTTTCGGCGGCAGTCCCTTCATCATCGCGGTCATCAGCGAATCACCTGAAAGTGTACCCACGACTTGACTGCTGCTGTTTACGACCGGTGCATCAGCATCTTTCATGTGATACATTTTCCCCGCCGCCTCCTGAATGCTTTCGTCTGTTTTCAGTACCACGGCCGGCTTTTTCATTGCCGCTTTCGCAGGATAGAATCTTTTTGTATCCACTGCATTCCAGCCTCCTGTATTGTCTTTGTAAGAGGCTGTCACCAGCCTTCAATGTTCGTTCCGTACCCAGATGCTGAAATCAGTATAGCAAAGAGGAGACCTATAAGTCAGCCTCCTCCATATGCCCGTTACCGCGATACAATTAAAGAGGTGCCCTGACCTCCGCCTACGCACAGTGTCGCCAGCCCGTGTTTCACATCTCTTTTTTTCATTTCATAAAGAAGTGTCACGAGAACACGTGTACCTGACGCTCCAATCGGATGCCCAAGGGCAATGGCTCCTCCGTTTACGTTGACCTTCTCCCGGTTAAGACCGAGATCGCGGGCTACACTGAGTGACTGTGAAGCGAATGCCTCATTGGCTTCAATCAGATCCAGATCATCTACAGTCAGACCGGCACGCTGTAAGGCCTTTTTAGTTGCCGGAACAGGCCCGTATCCCATGATCTCAGGGTCGAGTGCGGCATGTCCGTAGGAAGTAATTTCAGCAAGGGGCTCAATGCCGAGTTTCTCCGCTTTTTCTGCTGACATCACAACAACCATCGCCGCTCCGTCATTTATACCGGAAGCATTGCCCGCCGTCACGGTTCCGTCTTTTTTAAATGCAGGTCTCAGTTTTGCCAGTTTCTCCAAAGTCATCCCATGCTTTGGAAATTCATCGTCCGTTACAACAGCCGGCTCTCCTTTGCGCCGAGGAATTTCTACGGGTACGATTTCCTCAGCAAACCGGCCTTCTTTCTGTGCAGCTTCTGCACGATTCTGGCTTGTGAGCGCAAAGTCATCCTGTTCCTCCCGTGAAAGATTCCACCTTTTAGCGATGTTTTCAGCCGTGATGCCCATATGCATGCTGCCGAAGGCATCCGTTAGACCGTCATGCAGCATGGTATCAATCATTTTACCGTCTCCCTTCCGCTGTCCCCACCGGGCCGATGGGAGAACATACGGCGCGTTGCTCATGCTTTCCGTCCCTCCGGCAAGCATAACGTCTGCGTCACCAAGAGCGATAAACTGGGCTGCCATACTTACCGAACGAAGGCCGGATCCGCACAATTTATTAATTGCCATAGCCGGTACTGTGTCCGGCAGACCTGCCCCTACCGCCACCTGACGGGCAACATTCTGACCCAGTCCGGCTGACAGGACATTTCCGATTACTGCATCTTCTATTTCCTCAGGCCGAATGCCGGCCCGCTCTATTGCTGCTTTAGCTGCGATTACGCCCAGTTCCACCGCTGTTTTTTCACTCAGGGCACCTGCAAAACTTCCAATTGGTGTACGTGCTGCACTTGCAATGACAATTTTCCGCATTGTTTATTCCTCCTCATATTTTCGTTCACCTTTACTACGCTGTATTATCATGCAAGACCTATGCCAGCAGAAGCAAGTGAAGTGTCCGGAATTCCTTACAGTCTGTGTGAAAAGAGCCTAATTGAAAGGCTCTGTTAAAGTTTAATGTTGATTTAATCAAGTTGATTGGAACGAACAAGCGACACTCCTGCGGGTACAGCACCGACGGAAGACCCCGCATGGCGATTTTCCCGAGGAGGCTGAAGTGGTGCCCGCGGAAAGGGAGCGCAGTGAGAGAAAATCAACAACTGACTTTAACAGAGCCAATTGAAAAAACTCCGTCCCATATAAGGTCCGGAGTTTCATATTTAATCGTGTATATTTCCCACTTCCACTTTGATTCTGCTTCCTCGCTCATCGACCTGGGAGAGACGCGTGAGTGATACATAATCCTGCACGAGAGGTTCTTCGGCATGTGTTGCCTCGGTAAGAACACCGATGCCTGCAACCGTGGACTGAAACTCGTGAACGAGATCCATCATCCCCCGGACAGTGCCGCCCGCTTTCATAAAGTCGTCGATAATAAGCACATTTGAATGGGGCTTCAGACTGCGTCTGGCAAGGGACATCGTCTGGATCCTTTTTTTCGAACCGGATACATAATTTATGCTGACAATCG
This window contains:
- a CDS encoding sigma-54-dependent Fis family transcriptional regulator — protein: MDTKRFYPAKAAMKKPAVVLKTDESIQEAAGKMYHMKDADAPVVNSSSQVVGTLSGDSLMTAMMKGLPPKTKVGEIMGRNLTTVHETEDPLHKLKWKPSSLPVVNDRQELSGILHPDEWLTFLESKWRHTEKLYQSVLDTATAGIIIVDSQQEIVYANEQAGRLFEEDNVELAGSQLEAVLQGEQFNDVLYDGADEENYSLLYLDCRLYVRKKKLSIPDDNQACYVLRFSRSGLTPVSADDESWKEKAEQMEAIIELVYDGIIIVDEHGIITMISQEYADFLEMEVDQIVGRHVTDVITHTRMHIVAQTGKAEIADIQPIKGDYMIATRLPIFKKGKLVGAVGKVLFKNLGGFKALKKRLESLEKELASYRGEWSESNRAKYHFEQLAGTSEPWKKAKDLAAKAAEAQSSVLLLGESGTGKELFAHAIHNASSRAPGPFVKVNCAAIPSDLIESELFGYVEGSFTGAKRGGKKGKFEAADGGTIFLDEIGELPIHMQVKLLRVLQEREVEKVGATTASSVDIRVIAATNRNLELMIQDGDFRLDLYYRLNVFLIQIPPLRSRPEDLDVLVPYFLKKLSAKLGKEVRHIDAAAMNALAAYNWPGNTRELENVIERTINVVNSYETISLPHLPEKITGAEAALSPAPLAEQLQKAEKKAVTDALRYAKGNKSKAARSLEISRTALYEKIARYQL
- a CDS encoding acetyl-CoA C-acetyltransferase, with the translated sequence MRKIVIASAARTPIGSFAGALSEKTAVELGVIAAKAAIERAGIRPEEIEDAVIGNVLSAGLGQNVARQVAVGAGLPDTVPAMAINKLCGSGLRSVSMAAQFIALGDADVMLAGGTESMSNAPYVLPSARWGQRKGDGKMIDTMLHDGLTDAFGSMHMGITAENIAKRWNLSREEQDDFALTSQNRAEAAQKEGRFAEEIVPVEIPRRKGEPAVVTDDEFPKHGMTLEKLAKLRPAFKKDGTVTAGNASGINDGAAMVVVMSAEKAEKLGIEPLAEITSYGHAALDPEIMGYGPVPATKKALQRAGLTVDDLDLIEANEAFASQSLSVARDLGLNREKVNVNGGAIALGHPIGASGTRVLVTLLYEMKKRDVKHGLATLCVGGGQGTSLIVSR